One genomic segment of Gadus chalcogrammus isolate NIFS_2021 chromosome 3, NIFS_Gcha_1.0, whole genome shotgun sequence includes these proteins:
- the LOC130378181 gene encoding sphingosine 1-phosphate receptor 1-like, producing the protein METSPSADMLWTPSNTSTTEVLTTPASTSSLHFFLEYQDNAVLVEHYNYTGKLQRDRYRQGLKPEGIAFLVVCLLIVLENAVVLLSIWRNKKFHLPMYYLLGNLTLSDLLAGITYMANILMSGHNTLKLTPLLWFLREGGVFLTLAASVVSLLAIAIERHVTMVTMRPYHGAKKGRMWALIAASWALAVFLGVLPILGWNCMQKLDQCSTVLPLYARSYILFCVSVFMAVLLAIVVLYVRVFRIVRVNTKRQGHGLSSSLRKGLARKSQKYIALLKTVTIVLGVFIACWLPLFLLLLLDFFCPTRSCKLLFKADYFLGVAMVNSLLNPIIYTLTSKDMRRAILRLLCRPCLMTRDGRVKKMGMPFLECSFSKTEVATQKLEGAAETTVSSGNNVTTPSSPVKALYPRMLKS; encoded by the coding sequence ATGGAGACGTCACCTTCTGCAGACATGCTGTGGACACCCAGCAACACGTCCACTACAGAAGTATTGACCACTCCGGCCTCCACCAGCAGCCTGCACTTCTTCCTGGAATACCAGGACAATGCAGTCCTGGTGGAGCATTACAACTACACAGGCAAGCTGCAGAGAGACCGCTATCGCCAGGGACTCAAACCAGAGGGCATCGCCTTCCTGGTGGTGTGTCTCCTCATCGTCCTGGAGAACGCCGTGGTTCTCCTCTCTATCTGGAGGAACAAGAAGTTCCACCTCCCAATGTACTACCTCCTGGGGAACCTGACGCTGTCTGACCTCCTGGCCGGTATCACCTACATGGCCAACATCCTCATGTCTGGACACAACACTCTGAAGCTGAcgccgttgctatggttccTCAGAGAGGGAGGCGTTTTCCTAACGCTGGCGGCCTCTGTGGTCAGCCTGCTAGCCATCGCAATCGAACGCCATGTGACCATGGTGACCATGCGGCCCTACCATGGGGCCAAGAAGGGACGGATGTGGGCCCTGATCGCCGCCAGTTGGGCCCTAGCGGTGTTCCTCGGGGTGCTGCCCATCCTGGGATGGAACTGCATGCAGAAGCTGGACCAGTGCTCCACCGTCCTTCCCCTGTACGCCAGGAGTTACATCCTCTTCTGCGTGTCAGTGTTCATGGCCGTACTGCTAGCCATCGTAGTGCTCTACGTGCGGGTTTTCCGCATCGTAAGGGTTAACACCAAGCGGCAGGGCCACGGCCTTTCGAGTAGCCTGCGGAAAGGCCTGGCCAGGAAGTCCCAGAAGTATATAGCCCTTCTGAAGACAGTCACCATTGTCCTGGGCGTGTTCATTGCCTGCTGGCTTCCGCTCTTTCTACTCCTTCTCCTGGACTTCTTCTGCCCAACCCGCAGCTGTAAACTGCTATTCAAGGCTGATTACTTCCTGGGTGTAGCGATGGTCAACTCCCTGCTCAACCCTATCATCTATACGCTCACGAGCAAGGACATGAGGAGGGCCATTCTTAGACTGCTGTGCCGGCCCTGTCTGATGACCAGGGACGGCCGGGTGAAGAAGATGGGAATGCCCTTCCTGGAGTGCAGCTTCAGTAAGACTGAGGTAGCAACACAGAAGCTAGAGGGGGCAGCGGAGACCACAGTCTCCTCCGGCAACAATGTtacaaccccctcctcccccgtcaaAGCACTCTACCCCAGAATGTTGAAGTCCTGA